GCGCGGTGTCGGCGTCGATCAGGCCCTTGTGCGTCTGGCCGTCGGCGTCGAGGGCTTCGAAGGTGTAGGCGGGCACTTTATTCCCGTGTCACAGACATCACCTCTTCGACCGAGGTGATGCCCGCCTCGATCAGCCGCTGGCCGTCTTCGCGCATGGTCTTCATGCCGGCCTTCTCGGCCTGCACGAAGAGCTTGCTCTCGGCCGCGCGGTTGTGCACCAGGGTGCGGATGGCGTCGTCGGCCACCATGAGTTCGTAGATGCCGGTGCGGCCCTTGTAGCCGCTGTGGTTGCATTGCGCGCAACCCACGGGGTGCCAGCGGCCGTGCGCGTCCTGCTTGCGGCAGTGCACGCAGAGCTTTCGCACCAGGCGCTGCGCGAGCACGCCCAGCAGCGAACTGCTGAGCAGGAAGGGCTCCACGCCCATGTCGGTGAGGCGGGTGACGGCGCTGGCCGCGTCGTTGGTGTGCAGCGTGGCCAGCACCAGGTGGCCGGTGAGCGAGGCCTGGATCGCGATCTGCGCGGTCTCGTGGTCGCGGATCTCGCCGATCATGATGACGTCCGGGTCCTGGCGCAGGATGGCGCGCAGGGCCTTGGCGAAGGTGAGCTCGATGCGCGGGTTGACCTGGGTCTGGCCGATGCCGGGCAGCTCGTATTCGATCGGGTCTTCGACCGTCATGATGTTCTGCGTGCCGGCGTCGAGCCGCTGCAGCGCGGCGTAGAGCGTGGTGGTCTTGCCCGAGCCCGTGGGGCCGGTGACGAGGATGATGCCGTGCGGCTGCGTGACCAGGCGCTCGAAGCGTGCGAGCACGTCGCCCTGCATGCCCACCGATTCGAGGTTGAGCTTGCTCTCGCTCTTGTCGAGCAGGCGCAGCACCGCGCGCTCGCCGTGCGCGCTGGGCAGGGTGGACACGCGCACGTCGACCGCGCGCGTGCCGATGCGCAGGCTGATGCGGCCGTCCTGCGGCAGGCGTTTCTCGGAGATGTCGAGCTCGGCCATGATCTTCAGGCGCGAGATCAGCGCCGCGTGCAGCGCGCGGTTGGGTTGCACCACCTCGCGCAGCGTGCCGTCGACGCGAAAGCGCACGCTGGAGTGGCGCTCGAAGGGCTCGATGTGGATGTCGCTCGCGCCGTCGCGCGCGGCCTGCGTGAGCAGGGCGTTGAGCATGCGGATGATGGGGGCGTCGTCGGCGGTCTCGAGCAGGTCCTCGATCGCGGGCAGCTCCTGCATCATGCGGCTCAGGTCGGCGTCGCCCTGCACTTCGCTGACCACCGCCGCGGCGCTCG
This is a stretch of genomic DNA from Hydrogenophaga crocea. It encodes these proteins:
- the gspE gene encoding type II secretion system ATPase GspE, which encodes MKYPLPYAFAREHQWLLEEDAGTLTLIGSRSAASDAESQTRRLSALSEILRQHPVVDMRWEDAEGLRQRISAAYSQGESSAAAVVSEVQGDADLSRMMQELPAIEDLLETADDAPIIRMLNALLTQAARDGASDIHIEPFERHSSVRFRVDGTLREVVQPNRALHAALISRLKIMAELDISEKRLPQDGRISLRIGTRAVDVRVSTLPSAHGERAVLRLLDKSESKLNLESVGMQGDVLARFERLVTQPHGIILVTGPTGSGKTTTLYAALQRLDAGTQNIMTVEDPIEYELPGIGQTQVNPRIELTFAKALRAILRQDPDVIMIGEIRDHETAQIAIQASLTGHLVLATLHTNDAASAVTRLTDMGVEPFLLSSSLLGVLAQRLVRKLCVHCRKQDAHGRWHPVGCAQCNHSGYKGRTGIYELMVADDAIRTLVHNRAAESKLFVQAEKAGMKTMREDGQRLIEAGITSVEEVMSVTRE